From the Drechmeria coniospora strain ARSEF 6962 chromosome 02, whole genome shotgun sequence genome, the window GATTCGCTGCTCGaaatcgtcatcgtcgacgccttcATCACTCccccttctcctcggcggACACCCATCCGACGAAGATTCATCCGACCTTTCGAGTGGCGAGTTTTGGCCACTTGATTCGTCCCGTTTCAGTCTCTTTGCTGGCCGTCCTTTGGTAAGCTCGTCGGTGAATGTCGACGTTGACACTGGGTCGTCAGGCTCAGCACGCAGCAGCATGCTTTCGACAAAGACGTCCATCTGCCACAACGGACCCCTTGAAATATTATGGTCGCTTTGCCAAACGACGTCGAGAAGGCCATTCTTGGCACGCGAGACGCGTGGAGTCGATGTAAGAACGGGGCACGGAACATGAAAGTTGGACACGAAGTCAGCTGACCGGTTTTCACTCTTAGTGTCAtgaaagtaagtactgtacgtagttggaattaatacggagtattaataattatgtactgtattactccgtagtcaAAACGGAGTACAGAGAGCAGCActaagtacagagtacatgtagtacggagtacttactttaaGTACAAGTCCAATAGCGCAGGACTGGGACACAAGACCCACCCCCATTTCATGTCAAACCGTGAGATTCGCGAAGCTTGAATTTACCAGCATTGAACCGACGCCTCTGCAACACTAGCAACAATTACCAGTGCCGTCAAACGTCCTGCGCGGCAAACAAAACTTAACCCATCCCCAATTCCTCCCAAGAAAAGGCAAAGATGGCAGATGAGACCCCCAAGCTAGAGCAGATACCGATATCGTCGGAGACTATTGCAAGCGACGATGCGTCCGCCACAAACTCTCCAAAGAAGCAGCCGCAACCCTCGGGCTCGCAAGCCTCCCCTGGTCAAGACCTCGTCATGTCAGACGCTCCCATTGATCATGCCGCGGTGGGTTTTCAGCTCTTGTTTACTCAAGGCTCGTTTCGCCTTGCATGTCTCGTTCATCAATTTAATCTTTCGCCACCAGTCACCTGTCCCGGCAGCATTTGCTCCCAGCCCTGCGCCAGTCCGAAATGGAACTCCGGCCCACGGTTCGCGATCTGCCTCTGTCCACCCAGATGCTGGACTCACCATGCCCTCGGAATCTGTGCCGAATGGCGATCCAACGCGACGATATTTAAACACGAAAGTGACCGGCGTTTTGCTCGACGGCATGAAGCTACTGGCCAAGGAGCAGTCCGTACCCCGTCCACCATGGCGAAGCGTGTTATCGTTGACCGAATGCCGCAGACCAAACGATCCGCTACGAGTCCTAGGTGAATACCTACTTCAACGTTCCAAGGAGTTGGACGAATCGAGCTAGAAACATACGTATGGGTGATCATGACGGGTTTGCGGGTAGCATAAGCAGGCGTTCAAGGTTGAACAAGGTTGACGAGCGTATCGAACAGATACTGCGAACGAGGCCAAAGTATCTCACATAGTCATTGAATCGTAGTCAATTGCTTTCATTTGAAGCATTTCGACTATCTCTCGTCCGTCCAGACACGGGAAAAGGCATCCATGGCTCTCTAAATGCAGGTTTTCCATAAATACCCCCAACTCCGAGACCGAACGTCCATCAGGCACACGTGAGCCGATTTGAACGTTCTCCCTTATGCGACAATGGTGCTGGCGGTGGCGGACTCGTACTTCCAGGTGGGGGGCAGGACACCGACGGTCTTGTAGTAGCGGGCAAGACGGTGGATTCGCGACTCGATGAGAATGAGACGGAACTTGGagtccttgtccttgcggTTGCGCTCAAGGTGCTTGCGGACGGCAACGGCCTAAATTGGTGTGTTAGCCAAACCAACCATGATGATGCAGGCGATGGGATGCCGCCATCTCGACATCGACTGGCCGTACCTTCTTGATCAACATGTAGAGGTCCTCAGGGAGCTCGGGGGCAAGGCCTGTCAAATCTCTCTGTCAGTCTAAACCGTACAGAGGCATTGGAGACAAGTCTCCGTATAGATGTATATCCTCCAACACATCCCACTCTCATCTTCAGGGAACCGTACCAGCCGACTTCAGGATTCGCAGGATTCGGTTGCCTAACGTCATGTCAGTCATGTGCCCCAATCTCTTCACCTGACATTTCATCATGTATTCATTTGGAAACCGTACCGGTGACGATCTTGACCTGAGCAATACCGTGCGAGTCTCGCAGGATAACACCAATCTGCGAAGGGGTGGCGCCCTTTCGGGCAAGCTTGGCGATCTGCTCAACGACCTGCTCGGGGGTCGTCTTCAGCCACGCGGGCGCAGCGCGCGAGTAGGGAAGCGCGGAGGCGGAAATGCCCTTTCCTTTGCTGTGAAGTCTGCCCATCTTGTCGGTGTTGTCGTGGTACGGAGGATGAGAGGGAAACCAGGAAGTTCGTCGAATGTACCAGCCAAGTCCCCGTCCGAGAATGTGTGGAGAATGAAATTTTCGCTTAGTTAGGGCATGGAGGCGGTGGGGGTGACTTCGACGCAGCGGCCCGCAAAGAATTTTGGAGGTCACGTGCTCATCGCTCACTCGCACAGACCCGCTCGGAAAGTTCTTAAAGCGGCGCGAAGCCACAAGTTCCATGTTCCTACGTACTGCAACGCAGAGGCATAGTACGAGTTCTGCGAAAGACTGCCGACCTGCTTGTTCAGTCGCGGCTATGAAACAGTACTGACTTGAGTGGTAAGTCAATCAATTCCTTTTCATGACATCAATCCCCTTCCTGGATGCACCTACCATGATGATACTATAACTTTACTTTTTCTGGTACCTCTTATGTTAGAGCTTTCGGGCTCGATGAATAAAACGGACTTCTGATATCCCCTCCAATCGATCCTTGTTTCGTCCATTGCCGTTTATCCATATGCATGCACGTTTCAGCAGGCTAACACGGTGAAGAACGAATAGATAGTTGCGATGAACTTGGGCGAATTTATATTTCAAATTGTAGTCGCATGACTAAAGATATGCGTTCCCAACCTGACCGTGCCACGACGTGTTGGTAGTGACGTGACAGTGCTCGGATTGGCTCGCGGCTTGACGCTTTCTGTTTTACATTTCGTGTGAAGACTTTGGGATCGAAATGAGCCCTCGCGGTTTCCCATCGTTCCATAACCGTTCCATAACCAAGCTGCCATGGCATTCCTAATTAGGTGTCACAACCGCCCAAAACCTTGAACAAGCGTCGCCCTTCACCAAGCGCCGACATCAAAGTTCTCCTGTGGCAAGCAGTCAGCCTACATACTGGAGGAATACGCGGAAATCGAATTTTATCGGAGCTCACCTCGGGGAAGAATGTAGTGACAACGGTTCTGTCCGCAAATTTTCGTCCAGCGAGGGCATTCAGCGCCTTGTTGGTAGATTCTGCGGATTCGAACTTGACAAATATTTTGCCAACGCCGGCAGATTGTCGACTTCCACCTGAAGGACGGGGGACCTTGAGATCGAGAATGGTTCCAAATTTAGCACATTCCCCTCGAACATCGTCGCAAATTTCTATCAAGATTCGGCGTCAGTCATCGTCAGTGATTGACAACGGGATATTATCATCAAGATACCTTCATAATCGTCATTGTCCAGGAGCTCCTCTGCCGTGACCATGTTGAGGAGTTGAAGAACACGGCTTCTCTGGGGTTCCGCCGAGGATTGTGATGCCAGACCACTGATAGCGGTGATGCCGATATCAAAGTTGGCCACTTGAGTCGAACCAGAACTAGCCTTGGCCACCTTCAACCTTCTTCCGCCGACATCCATGCCGTTCAAAGTGCTGAGCGCCGGCTCGTTTGCCGTTCCAGGTTCAAGAAACTCGGCAAAGGCAATTCCCTTAATGATGTCAGTCACGCAGCCTTGCAAGGAAATAGCAAGctcgggggaggggggggccTCACACTGGATTCCTCGCTGCCCCGGTCCCTGACGAGAACAAAGGCTTTGAGTTTTCCAAATGCAGCAAGCAGCTCAATGACTTGCTCCTCTGTCAGGAAGGGAGGAATGTTGGTGACGCTCAGCTTGTGCAGCGTGTCGGGGACGAAATTGGAGACAACGTTAGGGTCATGGGGAATGATTTCGTCGGgtacggcggccatgacgtaGTCGTTGGGTCGCTTTATGACGAGGCCAGCCGTATCTGGATTGGAGCcgttggcggcgtcgtcggcgtccatAATTGTGCCATCAAAAGCGAGTGCGACGGTGGCATCAAGCGCCTCCTTGAATTCGAGGACGGCAAATGAGCGATCGGTTGAGAAATGGCACAGGACGCAAGGGTCGCGCGTCTCGATGACGTTGAGTCCGTTCAGCTGAAGGTTGAAGAAAGAGATCAAATCATCCTCCGT encodes:
- a CDS encoding U2 snRNP auxilliary factor, large subunit, splicing factor; the protein is MNGDSYSSREVGTILGDRDERRDRHMDRDRDRNREQERDHHDRERHRDRDRDRDRDRNRERPRDVIRERRRSRSPDHRGTRRMGGDADAYSSSRSHRDREREDRYGGGGPRDRRGDREWDRDRGASRRDPRRDDEERPSRMERDPYDDRRRGGRDRRDDGGFGRPEPRRSPTPPAKREPTPDLTDIVSVLDRKRRLTQWDIKPPGYDLVTAEQAKLSGMFPLPGAPRQQPMDPSKLQAMMSQPGNQVTSAGLKASNSRQSKRLIVSNFSQAVTEDDLISFFNLQLNGLNVIETRDPCVLCHFSTDRSFAVLEFKEALDATVALAFDGTIMDADDAANGSNPDTAGLVIKRPNDYVMAAVPDEIIPHDPNVVSNFVPDTLHKLSVTNIPPFLTEEQVIELLAAFGKLKAFVLVRDRGSEESSGIAFAEFLEPGTANEPALSTLNGMDVGGRRLKVAKASSGSTQVANFDIGITAISGLASQSSAEPQRSRVLQLLNMVTAEELLDNDDYEEICDDVRGECAKFGTILDLKVPRPSGGSRQSAGVGKIFVKFESAESTNKALNALAGRKFADRTVVTTFFPEENFDVGAW
- a CDS encoding putative ribosomal protein S13.e; this translates as MGRLHSKGKGISASALPYSRAAPAWLKTTPEQVVEQIAKLARKGATPSQIGVILRDSHGIAQVKIVTGNRILRILKSAGLAPELPEDLYMLIKKAVAVRKHLERNRKDKDSKFRLILIESRIHRLARYYKTVGVLPPTWKYESATASTIVA